From Leptolyngbya sp. KIOST-1, one genomic window encodes:
- a CDS encoding CBS domain-containing protein, whose product MERLLEAAIQHPFLTASADVSVDNAIALLGRTEQSCLLVVEPQHKQLLGVFTKGDALRLMAGGIDLRSLTLSVVLPHTCISLERSKLRSPGDLLQLFHRHSLTILPIVDDRGCPVGLITADTLLHSLRSQTMAADPGNAVDKGKLASIQTSIQTSSIKTNHLLDSEAFHRDLEQATLRDLRLAEKRLELFFAQSLDGFFFMMLDQPVAWNDGIDKQSVLDYVFAHQRITKINDAMLEQYGATREEFVGLTPNDLFAHDLAHGRQIWGQFFGSMSPL is encoded by the coding sequence ATGGAACGTTTGCTTGAGGCAGCCATTCAGCATCCCTTTTTAACGGCTTCGGCCGATGTCTCTGTGGACAATGCGATCGCGCTCCTCGGCCGGACAGAACAGTCCTGCCTGCTGGTGGTTGAGCCCCAGCACAAACAGCTGCTGGGGGTATTTACTAAGGGTGATGCACTGCGGTTAATGGCCGGTGGCATAGATTTGCGCTCTTTGACGCTGTCCGTCGTCTTGCCCCATACCTGCATCTCCCTTGAACGCAGTAAGTTGCGATCGCCTGGGGATCTGTTGCAGCTTTTCCACCGGCATTCGCTGACGATACTGCCCATTGTGGACGACCGGGGCTGCCCCGTTGGTCTGATCACCGCAGACACCCTGCTGCACAGTCTGCGGAGTCAAACGATGGCGGCTGACCCCGGCAACGCCGTGGACAAAGGGAAACTGGCGTCAATCCAGACCTCGATTCAAACCTCGTCAATTAAAACCAATCACCTCCTGGATTCTGAGGCCTTCCACCGAGATCTCGAGCAGGCAACCCTACGCGATTTGCGCCTGGCCGAAAAGCGATTGGAGCTGTTTTTTGCCCAATCCCTCGATGGTTTTTTCTTTATGATGCTGGATCAGCCCGTGGCCTGGAACGATGGAATTGATAAGCAAAGCGTCCTGGACTACGTGTTTGCCCACCAGCGCATTACTAAAATCAATGACGCCATGCTAGAGCAATATGGGGCGACCCGAGAGGAATTTGTCGGGCTTACTCCCAACGATCTATTTGCCCATGACTTAGCCCACGGTCGCCAGATATGGGGTCAGTTTTTCGGGAGCATGTCACCTTTGTAA
- a CDS encoding hybrid sensor histidine kinase/response regulator, with the protein MNSSLDNHSKGNILVVDDSPDNLRVLSANLIKFGYEVRCVTNGHMALVSISHRLPNLILLDIRMPDLDGYEVCRRLKENPKTQDIPIIFLSAADDISAKIKGFELGGADYITKPFHTEEVLARIAHQLTIQKLQNQLTLKNQSLQQEIEAHTQTEAALQSAKEAAEVANYAKSKFIAKMSHELRTPLNAILGFSALMEHDLSLTEEHREYITSINQSAQSLLLLINQILAVTKDESSQISLNNRNFDLHALLNTLTLTWQTKAHQKGLEFAFYRASTVPRYVFADDGKIQQVLLNLLKNAVQYTSVGKISIRVTRGEGTDWDLAGSAAEDVDLKPLIPLFFEIEDTGSGISDDEIEKLFEAFSQTEAGQRSGQGAGLGLYISRQYVRVMGGEMTVTSIPGVGTKARFYSLFQIVAEKPDSQDTPMLAKAVDQSDCDRQDLSFSVASGLSMDTATELMISATDSGLSRDWVIRLNRSANQGLDRQITALLKDNDLVGPPLANILAEWNRNFQFDQILAVTQRVLDQNL; encoded by the coding sequence ATGAATTCATCCCTAGATAATCACTCCAAAGGCAATATTCTGGTTGTTGATGACTCCCCCGACAATCTGCGGGTATTGTCTGCCAATTTGATTAAATTTGGGTACGAGGTTCGCTGCGTTACAAACGGCCATATGGCCCTGGTCAGTATTAGCCATCGCCTGCCCAACCTGATCTTGCTCGACATTAGGATGCCCGATTTAGACGGCTATGAAGTCTGCCGTAGACTGAAGGAAAATCCCAAAACCCAAGACATTCCAATTATTTTTCTGAGTGCGGCTGACGACATCAGCGCAAAGATAAAAGGATTTGAGCTGGGGGGAGCCGATTACATTACCAAGCCCTTTCATACCGAAGAAGTTTTAGCCCGGATTGCCCATCAGCTGACGATCCAGAAACTACAGAATCAACTAACTCTAAAGAATCAAAGTCTTCAGCAAGAGATAGAGGCTCATACTCAAACAGAGGCAGCGCTGCAGAGTGCTAAAGAGGCGGCTGAGGTGGCAAACTATGCCAAAAGCAAGTTTATAGCCAAAATGAGCCACGAGTTGCGTACGCCCTTAAACGCAATCTTAGGCTTTTCAGCACTGATGGAGCACGACCTATCCCTTACTGAGGAGCATAGGGAATACATTACAAGCATTAACCAGAGTGCTCAGTCTCTACTTCTGCTCATTAACCAAATTTTAGCCGTTACCAAAGACGAGTCCAGCCAAATTTCCCTGAACAACCGGAATTTTGACCTGCACGCTCTACTCAATACCCTGACCTTGACCTGGCAGACCAAAGCCCATCAAAAGGGGCTTGAGTTTGCTTTCTACCGGGCCTCAACGGTACCCAGGTATGTTTTTGCTGACGATGGAAAAATACAGCAGGTATTACTGAACTTGCTCAAAAATGCTGTTCAGTATACCTCTGTGGGAAAAATATCCATTCGGGTGACGAGGGGCGAGGGGACGGACTGGGATTTAGCGGGATCAGCGGCCGAAGACGTCGATCTTAAGCCGCTGATCCCGCTGTTTTTTGAGATCGAAGATACGGGGTCTGGGATTTCCGACGATGAAATTGAGAAACTGTTTGAGGCTTTTTCACAGACTGAAGCAGGCCAGCGGTCAGGGCAAGGGGCGGGGTTAGGCCTTTACATTAGTCGGCAGTATGTTCGAGTGATGGGAGGGGAGATGACCGTTACCAGTATCCCTGGTGTGGGTACAAAGGCTCGATTTTATAGTCTCTTTCAGATCGTTGCGGAAAAGCCAGATTCGCAAGATACACCCATGTTAGCTAAAGCAGTTGATCAGAGCGACTGCGACCGCCAAGACCTGTCCTTTTCGGTTGCCTCTGGGCTTTCGATGGATACGGCCACAGAGTTGATGATCAGTGCTACTGACTCAGGCCTCTCCAGGGACTGGGTCATTCGGCTGAATCGTTCGGCTAATCAAGGTTTAGATCGTCAGATCACAGCGCTGCTTAAGGATAATGATTTGGTAGGCCCTCCCTTAGCAAATATACTGGCTGAGTGGAATCGAAATTTCCAGTTTGACCAGATTTTAGCGGTTACTCAGCGGGTTTTAGATCAAAATCTTTAA
- a CDS encoding iron uptake porin, whose translation MDPEDLAAIRRLQQEFQAELATLRGRVDALEAETATLRAQQFSTTTKLRGEAVFNLITPFDTLAPETSTSVASRARLNFDTSFSGRDRLRIRLQAGDGNAITGGPGNPLGGLATAAGGGFNVDVTTFAYSFPLGNRINATVSARGNAGRDWVNPATRPFDGPSVANAGRVQFYDTFGSTSNGAGVGLNIAFTDNLILDLGYTASNPGGATNPAVGIAAARNQSYIAQLNLVNAGILNLAAAYLHSDGAAAGFAVPTATDTFAGLVNLNFGGFFIAGHGAFTSFTGGDDFSWTAGLGINNFLVEGARFGVYGGQLPTASRPQCADSRVAARPGAGPHPDGDQPDWQLSHGGGSRRRRAGRSGHSLRLSAL comes from the coding sequence ATTGACCCCGAAGATTTGGCTGCCATCCGCCGCCTACAGCAAGAGTTCCAAGCCGAATTGGCCACCCTGCGCGGTCGTGTCGATGCTCTGGAAGCCGAAACCGCGACCCTGCGGGCTCAGCAGTTCTCGACTACCACCAAACTGCGCGGTGAGGCGGTATTCAACTTAATCACGCCCTTTGACACCCTGGCTCCCGAAACCAGCACCAGTGTTGCCTCTCGGGCTCGTCTGAACTTTGACACGAGTTTTTCCGGTCGCGATCGCCTGCGCATTCGTCTACAGGCCGGGGATGGTAACGCTATCACGGGTGGCCCCGGCAACCCTCTGGGCGGTCTAGCTACCGCTGCTGGCGGTGGCTTTAACGTCGATGTCACCACCTTCGCCTACAGCTTTCCCCTCGGCAACCGCATCAATGCTACTGTTTCTGCGCGAGGCAACGCTGGCAGGGACTGGGTAAACCCCGCTACCCGCCCCTTCGATGGCCCTTCCGTGGCCAACGCGGGTCGCGTTCAGTTCTATGACACCTTTGGCAGCACGTCTAACGGTGCTGGCGTTGGCCTGAACATCGCCTTCACCGACAACCTGATTCTGGACTTGGGCTACACCGCTTCGAATCCTGGCGGTGCTACCAACCCTGCCGTTGGTATTGCCGCTGCCCGAAACCAGAGCTACATCGCTCAGCTTAATCTGGTCAACGCTGGAATTCTCAATTTAGCGGCGGCCTATCTGCACAGTGATGGTGCGGCCGCTGGCTTTGCGGTTCCCACCGCCACCGATACCTTTGCAGGGCTGGTGAACCTCAACTTTGGCGGGTTCTTTATCGCTGGCCACGGGGCGTTTACCTCGTTCACCGGGGGAGACGACTTTAGCTGGACGGCGGGTCTCGGGATCAACAACTTCCTGGTGGAAGGCGCAAGATTTGGCGTGTACGGTGGTCAACTACCCACTGCCAGTCGTCCGCAATGTGCTGATTCCAGAGTCGCTGCCCGCCCTGGTGCTGGGCCTCACCCTGATGGTGATCAGCCTGATTGGCAACTCAGCCATGGCGGGGGTAGTCGGCGGCGGCGGGCTGGGCGATCTGGCCATTCGCTACGGCTTTCAGCGCTTTGA
- a CDS encoding ATP-binding protein — MAKRERYLAALVEIQQQLLQTKTHQYQYDEILAQLGLASGASRVYLFERHCDRQGQMLMSQRAEWCAAGISPQRDNLLLQNLPYPDFLPRWAAELDSGNRIHGLVADLPEPERLVLEPQGILAILVLPLRVKNQLFGFIGFDNCQVACEWDSLEINLLNAAAAALALHQEHLQLHREHHQAELTLQRQQEFLRNVIDTPTNLIFAKDWEGRFVLANQAVAELYGTTVEKLIGKTDANFNPNAAEVELFLQADRDVISTGKPQIIEEMITTKAGKPRVFRTIKKPLKTIDGKSVLALGVATDISDYKQMEQALRLIVEGTAAKTGQDFFRSLVRYLAEVLQVDYACVTELIAPHKSRAFTLALWQGETFGEPFEYALAGSPCEKILAGDIVYYRDSIQTHFPTLEHLAAMGVESYLGIPLTNSGGDIIGHLMVLDRKPLVDQEFSQQILRIFAARAGAELERQQAENAVATLLLQTQEQALALEKAKEAAETANRAKSEFLANMSHELRTPLNAILGFTQIIDRDSYLNSETREYISIIDRSGQHLLTLINDVLEMSKIEAGRLKLQTTEFDLYHLLNTLYEMLYLKASAKRLSMTFNRSPHLPQYVFADEGKLRQVLLNLLGNAIKFTEHGEVTLRVDAAPQPDGSLESMLLRVAVEDTGSGIAPEDLKRLFSPFVQTRRGQQTGEGTGLGLTISQKFVQLMGGTITVESEVNRGSQFQFQIPIRVSSRGKDVTVYPARRVVGLHPRHLPCRLLIVEDHWENQQVLIQLLRPLGLEVQVAQNGREGVERWAQWHPQIILMDMRMPIMDGCEATRHIRDQEQQMKAVATGDFQATKIIAVTSSAFDEERSMILAAGCDDVISKPFREQEVFAKLAQHAGLTYIYTSDIAAVALGERAPEAPQAIAVPTIPTAAEPGENSGDPALGDLPEDWVLQLHQAAILGSDRQILALIDQLPSTHDSLAQGLRAWANRFQFEEILALTRTAGYE; from the coding sequence TTGGCAAAACGAGAACGCTATCTGGCAGCCCTGGTAGAAATTCAGCAGCAACTGCTGCAAACTAAAACCCATCAATACCAGTACGATGAAATCTTAGCCCAACTTGGGTTGGCCTCTGGCGCTTCCCGAGTGTACCTGTTTGAACGTCATTGCGATCGGCAGGGTCAAATGCTCATGAGCCAGCGGGCCGAGTGGTGTGCCGCCGGTATCTCACCTCAACGGGACAATCTGCTGCTTCAAAACTTACCCTACCCAGACTTTCTCCCCCGCTGGGCTGCCGAACTGGATAGCGGCAACCGTATCCATGGCCTTGTGGCCGACCTACCTGAACCAGAGCGCCTGGTGCTAGAACCCCAGGGCATTTTGGCGATTTTAGTTTTGCCGCTGAGGGTCAAGAATCAACTGTTTGGGTTTATTGGCTTTGACAATTGCCAGGTAGCCTGTGAGTGGGACTCACTGGAAATCAACTTACTCAATGCCGCCGCCGCCGCGCTGGCCCTGCACCAGGAGCATCTCCAGCTGCATCGGGAACACCATCAGGCTGAACTGACGCTGCAGCGGCAGCAGGAATTCCTTCGCAACGTCATTGATACACCCACCAATTTGATTTTTGCCAAAGATTGGGAGGGCCGATTTGTGCTGGCCAACCAGGCGGTGGCTGAGCTCTACGGGACTACCGTGGAGAAACTGATTGGCAAAACCGACGCCAATTTTAACCCCAATGCTGCAGAAGTGGAGCTTTTTCTTCAGGCTGATCGCGATGTGATCAGCACCGGCAAGCCTCAAATCATTGAGGAGATGATAACTACTAAAGCGGGCAAACCTCGCGTTTTTAGAACAATAAAGAAGCCCTTAAAGACGATTGACGGGAAATCCGTGCTGGCCCTGGGGGTGGCTACCGACATCAGCGATTACAAGCAAATGGAGCAGGCCCTCCGTCTGATTGTGGAAGGGACGGCGGCTAAAACGGGCCAGGATTTTTTTCGATCGCTGGTGCGTTACCTAGCCGAGGTTTTGCAGGTTGACTATGCCTGTGTGACTGAGCTGATCGCGCCCCACAAAAGTAGGGCGTTTACCCTGGCTCTCTGGCAGGGGGAGACCTTTGGGGAGCCGTTTGAGTATGCCCTGGCGGGTAGTCCCTGTGAGAAAATTTTGGCGGGCGATATTGTCTACTACCGCGATTCTATTCAAACCCATTTTCCGACCCTGGAGCATTTGGCGGCGATGGGAGTCGAGAGCTATTTGGGGATTCCTCTAACCAATTCTGGGGGAGACATCATTGGGCACCTGATGGTTTTAGATCGCAAACCATTAGTAGATCAAGAGTTTTCCCAGCAAATTCTTCGAATTTTTGCGGCCCGGGCAGGGGCCGAACTAGAGCGCCAGCAAGCTGAAAATGCCGTCGCGACGCTCCTGCTTCAGACTCAGGAGCAGGCTTTAGCCCTAGAAAAAGCGAAGGAGGCGGCAGAAACCGCAAACCGAGCCAAAAGTGAGTTTTTGGCCAACATGAGCCACGAGCTTCGTACTCCGCTGAACGCCATTTTGGGGTTTACCCAAATTATCGACCGAGACTCCTATCTCAATTCAGAAACTCGAGAATACATTTCAATTATTGATCGCAGCGGACAGCACTTACTGACCTTAATTAACGATGTGCTAGAGATGTCAAAGATTGAAGCCGGTCGGCTCAAGCTTCAAACCACCGAGTTTGACCTCTATCACCTGCTTAATACTCTCTACGAAATGCTCTACCTCAAGGCCAGCGCCAAGCGCTTGAGCATGACCTTTAACCGATCTCCCCACCTGCCCCAGTATGTTTTTGCCGATGAAGGAAAGCTGCGACAGGTGCTGTTGAATCTGCTGGGGAATGCAATTAAGTTTACTGAGCATGGCGAGGTTACGCTGCGGGTAGATGCAGCGCCACAGCCTGACGGTAGCCTGGAGTCTATGCTGCTCCGGGTGGCGGTTGAGGATACGGGTTCTGGCATTGCCCCGGAGGATCTAAAACGGTTATTTTCTCCCTTTGTGCAGACCCGCCGGGGGCAACAGACAGGAGAAGGTACGGGCTTAGGTCTGACCATTAGCCAAAAATTTGTGCAGCTGATGGGTGGCACGATCACCGTAGAGAGTGAGGTTAATCGGGGCAGTCAATTTCAGTTTCAAATTCCGATTAGGGTTTCATCCCGCGGGAAGGATGTGACTGTCTATCCTGCTCGCAGGGTTGTGGGTTTGCACCCCAGACACTTACCCTGCCGATTGCTGATTGTCGAAGACCATTGGGAGAATCAGCAGGTTTTAATTCAGCTGTTGCGGCCCTTAGGCCTCGAAGTTCAGGTGGCTCAGAACGGTCGAGAGGGGGTCGAGCGATGGGCCCAGTGGCATCCCCAGATTATTTTGATGGATATGCGGATGCCGATTATGGATGGGTGTGAGGCGACTCGGCACATTCGAGATCAGGAGCAGCAGATGAAGGCTGTGGCAACCGGGGACTTTCAGGCGACCAAGATTATCGCGGTGACCAGCAGCGCGTTTGATGAAGAGCGCTCGATGATTTTGGCCGCCGGCTGTGATGATGTGATCAGTAAGCCTTTCCGGGAGCAGGAGGTGTTTGCCAAGTTGGCCCAGCATGCCGGATTGACCTACATCTATACAAGCGACATCGCCGCGGTGGCCCTGGGGGAGAGGGCGCCAGAGGCCCCGCAGGCGATCGCTGTCCCCACCATCCCGACTGCCGCCGAGCCTGGCGAGAACAGCGGCGATCCCGCCCTGGGCGATCTACCCGAGGACTGGGTTCTTCAACTGCACCAGGCCGCCATTCTGGGGAGCGATCGCCAAATTTTGGCATTGATCGACCAGTTGCCCAGCACCCATGATTCCCTGGCGCAGGGGCTGCGCGCCTGGGCCAATCGCTTTCAGTTTGAGGAAATCTTGGCGCTGACCAGGACAGCGGGCTATGAATAG